The genomic window TGGTCTCTTGTGATTATTCCCTGTGTGCTTAAGTGTCTGTTTCATTTTAGCTGTATCCACCTTCCAGTATGATCAGTTCTTTGAGAAAAAGATAGATGAAAAGAAGAAGGATCACACCTACCGAGTATTCAAAACAGTCAACCGAAAGGCACAAATCTTTCCCATGGCAGATGACTATACTGATTCTCTGATCACTAAGAAAGAGGTGTCTGTCTGGTGCAGCAATGATTACCTGGGGATGAGTCGTCACCCTCGCGTGTGTGGAGCAGTTATGTGAGTAGTGCCATATTCTTAAGAGGCAGCTGCAAGCTATAGTGCCCTGCAGAAGCTTTTGTGGGAAGCCTTCTGAAGAATTGATTTCTGTACTGTGCTACATAAGCTGCTTCTGATATTATTCTTGGTCTATAATTAAGCTTATACTCTTCTCTTGAGCTCAGGTAGGTAACTTAATATTTAGCTCCAGGGCTGCAGTATACCTGTCAGTCACTGACACTGCTCCTTGGATTTTCCTTAGAAGTCCCCAAATATTACCAGATAAACTGGATGGTATATTGCAGCTGTACTCAGTAACTGATTTCTTAGCTTATCAGATTCCCAAGTTGTGCAAGTTGCTCAAAAACCTTAAATCtaacagctgctttttgcagcCAGTTCCTTTTTAGAACAATACTGATTATGTACTAGAATGTTTTTGGCAATGATCCTTTATTCATCTGTGTCATGCTGTAATCCTAATGCCTCTCTTTGGGCCCTCTGTAGGGATACACTGAAACAACatggtgctggagcaggaggcacaagaaatatttcaggaacAAGTAAATTTCATGTTGATTTGGAAAAAGAACTAGCTGATCTTCATGGAAAAGATGCAGCACTGTTGTTCTCATCTTGCTTTGTAGCCAATGACTCCACTCTCTTCACTCTAGCTAAAATGCTGCCAGGTGAGATCTCAAACTGCACCCTGTATTTACCACAAAAACACAACCTTGCCCTAAGCAGTTGGGAGTGCATTTTACAAATGGCTACCCAAAGTGAGGATTCGTCCTACTTGATCAGCAAAGTGTGGTTGTTTTTGTTAATGCCATATTCAAATTATGTTCAACTCATTTAAATCATAGTAGCAGCCTACTGAGATTGAGGTCTAGGAGCTAGGAACTGCAGAAGGAATTAGACAAAGCAGAGTCTTCTGCTCTTACATATAAATTCCACCTGAAAATGAGGCAGCAGGAATTTAGTGTCCTCCCACCTGTGGGTGTGAACTTTTCTCTTGCATGCTGTCTGCCTTCAGAAGTTAGAAGAGttagataaaaatattaaggacTTGGAAAAACGCTTCTGTATTTCCTTAAGCTCAagtttgttttagttttaacaCCTAAAATAAGCCTTAAATATTATTCTGCATGATCTGTAACTTGTTCTTTTGATCAAGAGCATTACTTTCTAGAACATGCTACCCTTGCTGCCTGAACACTTTCCATACATAAAGCAATGCTGGGATCAGTTAATGCTTTCTATACTTAAAGTGTAACGGGGCTGTTTCCTCAGGCTGTGAGATCTACTCTGATTCTGGAAACCATGCCTCCATGATCCAGGGGATCCGAAACAGCAGGGTGCCAAAACACATATTTCGCCATAATGATGTCAACCATCTTCGAGAACTATTGAAGAAGTCTGATCCTTCTACCCCTAAAATTGTTGCATTTGAAACTGTTCACTCAATGGATGGTAAGTTGACATCAaacccttctctctcctttcagtGCAGTTAGTGCTCAAATCGTCTGTATTTTAGATCTAAAAGTGTACAGTGCTATAAGGGTTTACATGAAAATAGTCTTCTGAAATGCCTAGTGTTTGGGGGTACTTCTAGTATTTATCCAAGCTGAGTACAGGGAATCCTAAACTTCCAGTCACTGCTTTGGTTCCTAGGTGCAGTCTGTCCTCTGGAAGAGCTGTGTGATGTGGCCCACGAGCACGGGGCAATCACTTTTGTGGATGAAGTGCATGCTGTGGGGCTATATGGAGCTCGAGGTGGTGGTATAGGAGACCGGGATGGAATCATGCACAAGATGGACATCATCTCTGGAACGCTTGGTATGCATGGCCTGGCATTTTCACAGAAGCTAAGGCAGCAAAGCTTCTGAGCAGCCAAATTAAGTGGGTTAACTCAGTCTATTCAAATGAACTTGCTAAGGGCTATTGGGGGCTAGGATTTTTCCAAAAAGCCCAAAGGATTTAAGTATGCCCCACAGTTTGAAAAGCTTGTGTTAAGCTACTTACACTGCCTTACAAATCAGTTAAGATAGCATTGGgctctttgttttaaacaagcTAGCAAAAAGTCCTCCAGTGGCATATTATACAACTCAAGAATAAATTCAGGTGAGAATGCTAGTAGGGTAGTACTCTATATTTAGTAGTACTTAATTCTTTTATGTGAAATGGAGTGCTTCTAATCTAGAAACCTGAGATGGGGAGTTATATAAAGAGATTTGGCAAGAACTGAAGCAACTGCTATTATCTTAGTAGAATGGAGGCTTAGGAGTAAGTTTACTGCTGCAAATTGCAAAGTTGTTTAAACAGCttcaaaaacataaataaaatttactaGGGAAGTTCATGGCTCTGAAATGTACAAACTTTGGTGACAGCCTAATAGGAACAGAAGCATTCACCAGACACCCTAGTTCTGTCTGTGGCTCTGTTCTGGTACCTGAACATTTGGAAAGGGAGGCTGGTATTGACCACACAATCACAGTAACAACCTTGTGTGCTCCTTAGGAGCATAGGCTATTTCTAGCATCTCTggaacagattattttaaatctgctgAGAGACTTAGTGTTGATCACTTGGGGTCACTATTGAAGTCTATGCTCAATGATTTGGCTTATAAGGTCTTCCCAAAATCAAAACTTGAGTATTTGAAAGTCTTGAACTGGCTTGCTGTGTAATAATTAGATCCATGTTATCAGGATTGgcttaaaaacaaagctgtaacATGTGCTGAGTAAATGCAAGATTAGCAGTGGGGGCTAGCATTGTTGCATTAAGTATGCAGTCCAAATAACTCATTCCTTCAAATGAAAGGCTATAATACTTCAAGCCATTCTAATGGGTACAAGGAATAAGCttggctgcctttttttttcctcaggcaAAGCATTTGGTTGTGTAGGAGGATACATCTCCAGTACAAGTTCTCTGATAGACACTGTTCGTTCATATGCTGCTGGCTTTATTTTCACAACGTCCCTGCCACCCATGCTCTTAGCCGGTGCCCTAGAATCTGTCCGAACTCTGAAGAGCACAGAGGGGCAAGTTCTGAGGCGCCAGCATCAACGCAATGTGAAGCTTATGAGACAGATGCTGATGGATGCGGGCCTTCCTGTGGTGCACTGCCCCAGTCACATCATTCCAATAAGGGTGAGTACTTTGGATACTGTTGATGCAGGACTGCAGTGCCTGTTTTTGTGTCCATGATAACATTATACTTCCAGGTATTAGTTAACATTCACAAAGTTCAAGCCTGTTCAGTATTCAGCAGTGATGTGCTTGGAGTCTGGCTTAAGTAGACCTCAGCCTGCTATAAATGTTGTAAAGCAAAATGATGAAGTGTACAAAACCCACAATCTAACAGTATACAGAAAGCAAGGAGACTGGTAACAAGCTAGTAAAAAGAAGAGTTCTGGTATAAAGAGCTACCTGGCTAGGCTGCAATAGCGTGCTTACGCCCAGAGGGCTCTACAACACAAGCTTTTAGCTCTTCTTTCTGATGTATATGCTACTTGTAGTGGCACAAGGAAGACTAAGTAGTCCTATTTGATTCTTGTGGCTAGCCAAGTTGGGCCGACAGTTCTGCCACCTTGCAGGTTTTGGTTGATCTTTGGTTGTAACTTAGAATTTTGAACTTTAGGTTGCAGATGCTGCTAAAAATACAGAGATCTGTGACAAGCTGATGAGCCAGC from Aquila chrysaetos chrysaetos chromosome 20, bAquChr1.4, whole genome shotgun sequence includes these protein-coding regions:
- the ALAS1 gene encoding 5-aminolevulinate synthase, nonspecific, mitochondrial, encoding MEAVVRRCPFLARVSQAFLQKAGPSLLLYAQHCPRMMEAAPPAAARALATSAARGQQAEEEKTPAARREAKNAKEVAQQNTDGTQPPTGHPPAGVSQSSATKCPFLAAQMNHKNSNVFCKASLELQEDVQEMQAERKGTEFAKIPTTSTLRNIETEGEERSGLLKKFKDIVLKQRPESVSHLLQDNLPKSVSTFQYDQFFEKKIDEKKKDHTYRVFKTVNRKAQIFPMADDYTDSLITKKEVSVWCSNDYLGMSRHPRVCGAVMDTLKQHGAGAGGTRNISGTSKFHVDLEKELADLHGKDAALLFSSCFVANDSTLFTLAKMLPGCEIYSDSGNHASMIQGIRNSRVPKHIFRHNDVNHLRELLKKSDPSTPKIVAFETVHSMDGAVCPLEELCDVAHEHGAITFVDEVHAVGLYGARGGGIGDRDGIMHKMDIISGTLGKAFGCVGGYISSTSSLIDTVRSYAAGFIFTTSLPPMLLAGALESVRTLKSTEGQVLRRQHQRNVKLMRQMLMDAGLPVVHCPSHIIPIRVADAAKNTEICDKLMSQHSIYVQAINYPTVPRGEELLRIAPTPHHTPQMMSYFLEKLLATWKDVGLELKPHSSAECNFCRRPLHFELMSERERSYFSGMSKLVSVSA